One genomic window of Salvia miltiorrhiza cultivar Shanhuang (shh) chromosome 4, IMPLAD_Smil_shh, whole genome shotgun sequence includes the following:
- the LOC131021699 gene encoding RNA cytidine acetyltransferase 1-like, with the protein MRKKVDERIRTLIENGVKARHRSMFVIVGDKSRDQIVNLHFMLTKSVVKSRPKVLWCYKDKLELSSHKKKRAKQVKKLALRGLLDPEKVDPFSLFVETAGITYCLYKDSERILGNTFGMCILQDFEALTPNLLARTIETVEGGGLIVLLLRSLSSLTSLYTMVMDVHERFRTESHSRATGRFNERFLLSLASCKSCIVMDDELNILPISSHMKSITPLPVQEDSEGLSEAERELKSLKEQLNGETPVGPLIRKCYTMDQGKAVVAFLDAILDKNLRRTVALLAGRGRGKSAALGLAIAGAIAAGYSNIFVTAPSPENLTTLFEFVCEGFGMLEYMEHMDYDVVKSTNPDFKKATVRINFYKHHRQTIQYIQPHEHEKLSQVELLVIDEAAAIPLPIVKSLLGPYLVFLSSTVNGYEGTGRSLSLKLLQQLEEQDQISSKSVDTAVSGRFKKIELNEAIRYASGDPIESWLHTLLCLDVTNSIPSISRLPPPSECDLYYVNRDTLFSYHKDSELFLQRMMALYVASHYKNSPNDLQLIADAPAHHLFVLLGPVDESKNHLPDILCVIQICFEGQISRKSALRSLSDGHQPSGDQIPWKFCEQFRDTVFPSLSGARIVRIATHPSAMRLGYGSTAVELLTRYFQGHLTGISEIDAEELPVDSPIKVVEAAEKASLLEENVKPRTDLPPLLVPLRERRPEKLHYLGVSFGLTQDLFRFWRKHNFAPFYISQVANAVTGEYTCMILKPLHSDDIESDKSDPLGFFSPFYQVFRKKFIKFLARAFREMEYKLAMSILDPKTKFADVDTTSPSPGGNLNSISETLSSYAMEQLEAYTNNLVDYRMTEDFVDDLARGYMLEKIPVTLSYAQASVLLCMGLQGKDIPRIEMEMKLERQQILSLYMKVMKKFYKYLSSIAVKDTLPTVSRLKDITMEPHPVSVDDDLNNAAKQVEEEMKYKGLNPDLLQQYAIVDKEADFENALQKGRGELTPGALVSIKSDRKSLDKQSNSEDKRNKHDHSSSKTKTNKKRKT; encoded by the exons ATGAGAAAGAAGGTTGACGAACGAATTAGGACCCTAATTGAAAATGGCGTCAAAGCCCGTCATCGCTCCATGTTCGTCATTGTTGGTGATAAGTCACGCGACCAG ATTGTGAATTTGCATTTCATGTTGACCAAATCGGTGGTGAAGTCGCGCCCGAAAGTGTTATGGTGCTACAAGGACAAACTCGAGCTTAGCAG TCACAAAAAGAAGCGGGCAAAGCAAGTGAAGAAACTAGCACTAAGGGGCTTATTGGATCCAGAGAAGGTTGATCCTTTCTCACTTTTTGTTGAAACTGCTGGAATAACATATTGCTTATACAAAGATTCCGAAAGAATTCTTGGTAACACTTTTGGCATGTGTATATTACAG GACTTTGAAGCTTTGACGCCAAATCTTCTGGCAAGAACTATTGAAACTGTTGAAGGTGGTGGACTGATAGTATTGCTGCTCCGCTCTCTTTCCTCACTGACTAGTCTTTACACCATGGTTATG GATGTTCATGAGAGATTCCGTACAGAATCTCATTCTCGTGCTACTGGGCGCTTCAATGAGCGCTTCTTACTTTCACTTGCTTCCTGTAAATCTTGCATTGTCATGGATGATGAACTAAACATTTTGCCGATTTCTTCTCATATGAAATCAATCACACCTTTGCCGGTTCAAGAG GATTCTGAAGGACTTTCAGAAGCTGAAAGAGAACTGAAGAGTTTGAAGGAACAACTGAATGGTGAAACTCCTGTTGGTCCTCTAATTAGAAAATGTTACACAATGGACCAG GGGAAAGCTGTTGTTGCGTTCCTTGATGCAATTCTGGACAAGAACCTCCGAAGGACAGTAGCTTTGCTTGCTGGTCGTGGTCGTGGAAAATCAGCTGCTCTTGGTCTGGCAATTGCTGGGGCTATTGCCGCAGG ATATTCCAATATTTTTGTGACTGCACCAAGCCCAGAGAATCTGACGACCCTGTTTGAATTTGTATGCGAGGGCTTTGGTATGCTTGAGTACATG GAGCACATGGATTATGATGTTGTTAAAAGCACAAACCCTGATTTTAAGAAGGCAACTGTGCGAATCAATTTTTACAAACATCACAGACAGACTATTCAG TACATTCAGCCACATGAACACGAAAAGCTCTCACAAGTAGAATTGCTCGTTATTGATGAAGCGGCAGCTATACCTTTGCCAATTGTGAAGTCCTTGCTTGGTCCTTATCTTGTATTCCTCTCATCAACAGTGAATGG GTACGAAGGTACAGGAAGGTCATTATCTTTAAAACTGCTACAGCAACTTGAGGAACAAGATCAGATTTCAAGCAAAAGTGTGGATACTGCTGTTTCAG GTCGATTCAAAAAGATTGAACTAAATGAAGCTATCAGATATGCCTCTGGCGATCCAATTGAATCCTGGCTTCATACTTTGCTGTGTCTGGATGTAACAAATTCCATTCCTAGTATAAGCAG GCTACCTCCACCAAGTGAATGTGATCTGTATTATGTCAATCGAGACACATTGTTCTCCTACCACAAGGACAGTGAATTATTCTTGCAG AGGATGATGGCTCTCTATGTTGCTTCTCACTACAAGAATTCTCCAAATGACTTACAATTGATAGCTGATGCCCCAGCTCATCACTTATTTGTGCTACTTG GTCCTGTTGATGAGTCAAAAAATCATCTTCCTGATATTTTGTGTGTCATTCAG ATTTGCTTCGAGGGACAAATTTCTCGTAAATCCGCCCTTAGAAGCTTGAGTGATGGCCACCAGCCATCTGGAGATCAGATTCCTTGGAAATTTTGCGAGCAGTTTCGTGACACGGTTTTCCCAAGTCTTTCAGGTGCTCGAATTGTACGCATTGCCACACATCCTAGTGCAATGAGG CTTGGCTATGGCTCAACTGCAGTTGAACTTTTAACAAG gtATTTTCAGGGCCACCTGACTGGAATCTCTGAAATAGATGCTGAAGAACTTCCAGTAGATTCTCCAATCAAAGTTGTTGAGGCTGCAGAGAAG GCATCTCTGCTTGAAGAAAATGTGAAGCCTAGAACTGATCTCCCGCCATTGCTTGTACCTCTCCGTGAGCGGAGACCAGAAAAGCTCCATTACCTAGGAGTCTCTTTCGGGCTCACTCAAGATCTTTTCCGCTTTTGGAGGAAGCATAATTTTGCTCCATTCTACATTAGCCAAGTTGCG AATGCTGTGACTGGCGAATATACGTGCATGATTCTGAAGCCATTACATAGTGATGACATCGAATCTGATAAATCAGATCCATTGGGCTTCTTCAGCCCCTTTTATCAAG TGTTCAGGAAGAAATTTATTAAGTTTCTAGCTCGTGCATTTCGTGAAATGGAGTACAAGCTTGCCATGAG CATTTTGGACCCAAAAACCAAATTCGCAGACGTGGATACTACATCACCTTCTCCTGGTGGAAATTTGAATTCAATTAGTGAAACACTATCATCTTATGCTATGGAGCAACTAGAAGCATATACAAATAACCTTGTTGATTACCGGATG ACTGAAGATTTTGTGGATGATCTTGCCCGTGGATATATGTTGGAGAAGATTCCGGTTACGTTATCATATGCTCAAGCTTCTGTTTTGCTCTGCATGGGTCTGCAGGGAAAAGATATCCCTCGTATTGAG ATGGAGATGAAATTGGAAAGGCAGCAGATATTGTCTTTATATATGAAAGTGATGAAGAAGTTTTACAAATATTTGAGCAGTATTGCAGTGAAAGATACTCTTCCAACTGTTTCCCGCCTAAAAGAT ATTACAATGGAGCCACACCCAGTATCTGTAGACGATGATCTTAACAATGCAGCAAAGCAAGTTGAG GAGGAGATGAAATACAAGGGGCTCAACCCCGATCTACTTCAACAGTATGCCATCGTTGATAAAGAGGCTGATTTCGAGAATGCTTTGCAAAAGGGGCGTGGGGAGCTCACCCCTGGCGCTCTTGTTAGCATCAAATCTGATAGGAAAAGCTTGGACAAGCAAAGCAACAGCGAAGACAAGAGAAATAAACATGACCATAGCAGctccaaaaccaaaacaaaCAAGAAGAGGAAGACATAG